GGCCGTAATCTCCTCCATTTTTGCCGGCATGCCATAAAGGTGTACGACGATGATGGCCTTGGGCTTTTTGCCTTTTGCGGTTCTGTCTTTTATGGCTTTCTCCAGGGCTTCCGGACACATGTTCCAGGTTTCCGGCTCGCTGTCGATGAAGACCGGCTTTGCCCCGACATAGGTAATCGGGTTTGCGGAGGCGGAAAACGTGAAGGACTGACACAGGACTTCGTCATCCTGTTTTACGCCCAGAATGATGAGGGCTAGGTGGATGGCTGCCGTACCGGAGCTCAATCCCACAGAATATCCTGAACCCAGAAAACAGTCTAAACGGTGTTCGAAAACATCCAAATTTTCACCACCCGAAGCCCACCTGCCCTGCCCGAGCGCCAATTTGACGAACTGCAACTCATTACCGGCCAAATGAGGTGGCGAAAGAAGAATCCCACTGCGAATTTCCAAGACCAATTTTTTTGTAAAAGTACTGATTTTAAGCAAAATGGTGAAGGCTAAGGATTTCCTTCAAACTCCTGCGGAATATGGCGTGTGTGTTCAACATTTTTACCGTTAAACCACTGCTGAAACGTGCGCAGCAAAATATGCATATCCAGCCAGAAACTCACATGACTGACATACCAGACATCCAACCGAAACCGTGTGTACCAGGAAATCTGGTTTCTGCCACTGACCTGCGCCAGACCGGTAATTCCTGGCCTCACCCTATTCCGCTGCATCTGAACACTGCTGTATAATCCATTATAAAAAGGCAGCATGGGTCTTGGACCCACCAAAGACATATCACCCTTCAGGACATTGATGAATTGCGGGATTTCATCCAAAGAAGATTTCCTGAGGAATCTGCCGAAAGGAATGGTCCGTTTTTCATCGGGCAAAAGATTTCCGGATGCGTCCGTATCACCGGTCATGCTTCGGAACTTTATGATGCTGAAAATCCTTCCGTCTTTTCCCAGTCTTTTCTGGATAAAAAATGGCGGGGCATTAAAAAAACAGGGCACCAACAGGATTAACAACAAAAATACAGGACTTAATACCATAAGTCCTGCCAATGAGATTAAAACATCCAAAATTCTTTTTATCCCGTTTTGATACAATTTCAACCCTGATTTTAAAGAAAATAAAAATATAAAATTTATTTAAGGTCTTCCTGTCCAAAATTTTCCTGACAGAAAATGGGAATCATGTGAATTTTACTGTCAGTGATTTTGCAAAAAAGTTTTCTAAAAATTTATTTCACGATGCGGTCGCCCTGGCCTTTTCCGCCCACTGTGGCAAAAATATATTTAAAATAATCGCTGACTGACAGGTTGCGCAGCATTTCGGCATCCATTTCGGCGAGTTTCTTTGGGGTGGACATATCCACTTCGTTGATTTGCGCTAAGCCGGTAATGCCCGGTACGGCGCTGTAAACTCCCCTGCTATTGCGCTCTGCAATCAATTCGGTCTGATTAAAAAGATTGGGCCTCGGTCCCACCAGACTCATATCGCCTTTCAGTACATTTATCAATTGGGGCAGTTCATCGAGTTTCGATTTTCTAAGGAAGCTGCCAAATTTGGTTACGGCAGAGCTGCTCGACAAATGTGTGGCTACCGATTTTGTGTTCACCTCCATTGTACGGAATTTATAAAGCTTGAACGGCTTTTTACCTTTTCCTACTCTTTTCTGTACGAAAACGGGCGAACCGGTATCGAAAAGCCCAATGATGTACAAAACCAGCATAACGGGCGAGAGGAAGAGCAGACCAAAAAACGAAAATATAAAATCGAAAAATCGGATCATCTTTGGGTTATGGGGTTATGGGTTAAAAGGTTATAAAGTTATAAGGTGATGCGGTTACGGGGGTTATGGGTGATGGGGGTATATTCTTTTCATAATTTCTTCCGAAGAAGCACTGTTGTCACCCAATATTTAATAGTCTAAGGTTATTTTTATGGTTTAAAGTTCAAGTTCAAAGCATTTTTAAGGACTGAACCCTTAATCCCTTTTGCTTTTAAAAGATTTGACGGTTTTTATCAGACCTTCTTCTGCAGACAAAGGTAAGTTTTCTATTTTTAACGCGGTTTTAATTTTTTGGTTGGAAACCGTTAAATCGCTGGTCATTTTCTTTAATCTTTTGGAGTTTAACGGAATTGGAACAAAATCTCCTACTCTTGCTAAACCTTTCACTAAAAACTTTGGAAGGCTGAGGCTGATGGTGTTTTTGTTTTCGACTTTCCTGATCACCGCAATAATCTCTTTAGTGGAAACTGCTTCATCGTCGGCAATATGGTAAATTCCACTTTGCAAATTCTCATGCTTTTCTATAATCTGTCTGATGAAGAATGCAAGATTATCTATCGAAATAAAGGAGCGCTTATTATCGAATGCGGACAAAGGATATGGAATACCTTTAGAAATTAGATTATATAATAACCCAAGATTGCCTTGATCCCCCACACCATGCACCATTGGCGGGCGGAGGATAATCAATTTTTTGTTATCAGGCAGTTTTTGTTGCATTAACCATTCTTCCGCTTCCCGTTTGGTTTTTCCGTAATGAGAAAATGGATGGCATTGATTTTCTTCTTTTAAAGGTTTTGAAGATTCAAATTCTTCTTGAGCCGCAATAGAACTGATGTGGATGAGCAATTTTGCATCTGATTTCAGAAATTCGTTAAATATTTTTTTTGCCAAATCTACATTGGCATCGCGAAACTCCTGCTCTTTAGCAGTTCCATTATGGTCGTGTGCTTTTCCTATGAGATTAATGATAACCCGCGCATTATAGATTTGATTTTTCCAATCCTTATTCCGTAAAGATACTCCCACAGAATTGGGGATTTTTTGAAGCAGATTTTTTCCGATGAAACCTGAGGAACCTAAAATGACATATCTATCAAACATCAAAAACTACTTTTTTTATTTTTTCCAATATAATGTCTTCTCTAAAATTGGATTGTGCTAAATTCATATTCTGGGCAGAGAATT
The sequence above is a segment of the Chryseobacterium taklimakanense genome. Coding sequences within it:
- a CDS encoding sugar transferase, yielding MVLSPVFLLLILLVPCFFNAPPFFIQKRLGKDGRIFSIIKFRSMTGDTDASGNLLPDEKRTIPFGRFLRKSSLDEIPQFINVLKGDMSLVGPRPMLPFYNGLYSSVQMQRNRVRPGITGLAQVSGRNQISWYTRFRLDVWYVSHVSFWLDMHILLRTFQQWFNGKNVEHTRHIPQEFEGNP
- a CDS encoding sugar transferase, which encodes MIRFFDFIFSFFGLLFLSPVMLVLYIIGLFDTGSPVFVQKRVGKGKKPFKLYKFRTMEVNTKSVATHLSSSSAVTKFGSFLRKSKLDELPQLINVLKGDMSLVGPRPNLFNQTELIAERNSRGVYSAVPGITGLAQINEVDMSTPKKLAEMDAEMLRNLSVSDYFKYIFATVGGKGQGDRIVK
- a CDS encoding NAD-dependent epimerase/dehydratase family protein, which codes for MFDRYVILGSSGFIGKNLLQKIPNSVGVSLRNKDWKNQIYNARVIINLIGKAHDHNGTAKEQEFRDANVDLAKKIFNEFLKSDAKLLIHISSIAAQEEFESSKPLKEENQCHPFSHYGKTKREAEEWLMQQKLPDNKKLIILRPPMVHGVGDQGNLGLLYNLISKGIPYPLSAFDNKRSFISIDNLAFFIRQIIEKHENLQSGIYHIADDEAVSTKEIIAVIRKVENKNTISLSLPKFLVKGLARVGDFVPIPLNSKRLKKMTSDLTVSNQKIKTALKIENLPLSAEEGLIKTVKSFKSKRD